Below is a genomic region from Cerasicoccus sp. TK19100.
CAAAAACGGCAGCCGCCTCACCGCGTGCAACGCCCGCATGACGCACCGACAGATCCGCCAGCACTGCGCGATCAACCGCGAGCAAGGCGACCTGCTCCAACAGGCGATGGAAGAGCTCAAGCTCAGCGCCCGCGCCTACGACCGCATTTTAAAAGTCGCCCGCACGATCGCCGACCTCGCCGGTGCCCCCACCATCGACACCCCGCACCTCCTCGAAGCCATCCAATACCGCAGCCTCGATCGCCGGCTGTTTTATTAAACTTTTGTAGACATGAAATTTATCCCCGGAGCGAATTCTTTAGGTTTGTTAACGCGCGTATCAACGACGCTCGCGGGGTCAGCCAGTATCGCCTCGTTGGCCGCGGCGGGCCCGGAGGCGATTCTGGCGATGGGGGTCACGTCCACGCTCGCCGTGCTCTTCACTGCGGCCCGCTGCAAGCAGGAGGCAATGGGCAAGCCGCCGGAGCCGCCCGCTGACCAAGCCGAAACGCTTCGCACTGAGCTGGCCGACATCGACACCTATCTGCGCGCGGCACTCGCCCAGCCGGAAAACTTCGACGTCAACCAACTCCCTGGCGACCATCCCGCGCGAGGCTTCATTACCGGGTTTCAAAAGCTGGCCGAGCTGCAGCAGTTAGGCCGTGGCGGCTCGAAATTTTCCCGGCGCCAAGCCCGTGCGCTGTCCCAGCAGATCGAAGCAGCTCGCGACGATATGCTTTCGGCCACCGAAGGCATCCCTGCGCTGCGTGATCTGCTGACCACATTTGTCGATGAGCACCAGGAGACGCTCAAACAGCTACCCGATGACATTGAAGCCTTAAAAAAGCAGCTTGCTCAGCTTGCCAAAGTCGCCGGCGAGACAAATGAAGCCGTCAATAAAATGGCTCCGCAGGTCAAAGAAACTGTCGAGATCGTCCGCGACTTGCCCGACCAGATCGACCAGCGGGCCGAGGAGCAGGCAAGCTTGTCCACGGAACAATTTGAGGCCGTCATGCGCAAGTTGGAGGAGCTTTCATCCGGCCAACAGTCCATGCAGGCTGACAACGAGAAGCTGCGGACGGAAGTCAAGCGACTTGCGAGCAGTTACCAGGCTCAATTGTTGGCGAAAGGCATAGAGGCAACGGCTGAAGTGTTGGCCAAGGCCATCCATGAGACGCTTGTGTCCGTCGAGCGCATCATTAGTCGTCTCGCCCAGGCGGCTGAAAGCATTGCCGCGAAGCTGTCGGCGATGCAAATTTCGATCTCAGTGAACGTCGACTTAGGTAGGGCTTTCGTCGACGTGAAATTACGCCCGGATGACGTAAAATCAGCCGCCCGCGCCACGGCGGAAGTCGCCGAATTTGATGCGATTGAACGCGCCTTGCTGGAAGTGATGCTTGGTGAGCCGGACGAGGCGCTGGCAATTTTAAAATCAGCCGAAGACGAGGTTATGGAACAATACAACGCGCATGCTTTCGACTCCGTTGAGTATCAAGACCGCCTCAAACAGCTGGCCCGTCTCACCGGCGACATTCATCTATCGCTCCAACACTGGCAGCAAGCCATCGACGCCTACACCGAATGGCGCGACCTTTGCGATAAACAGCGCGCCCCCTTGGATTGGGCATACGCCCAGCAAGAGGTGGCCCGTGTGTATCGGACTCTTGGTCATACTCAGAATTGTGAGCCAATGCTGCAGGAAGTCGTTCGCCTGATGGAGAAGCATCAAGGTGATCGCCTACCGATCGCATTGAGCGACTTGGGCCTTACTTTGTATGATTCTTCCCGTTATGCGGAGGCTGAGACGCTATTGCGGAGAGTACTTGCGATCAATGAAAGCACTTCTGGTCCGCATAATCCCAAAGTAGCAGTCTGCGCGAATAATTTGGCGTCTGTGCTTATTGCTACGAACCGCTATGATGAAGCTGAGCCCTTGATACAACGTGCTCTGTCGATCGACGAGGCATTTTATGGGCCTCA
It encodes:
- a CDS encoding tetratricopeptide repeat protein; this translates as MKFIPGANSLGLLTRVSTTLAGSASIASLAAAGPEAILAMGVTSTLAVLFTAARCKQEAMGKPPEPPADQAETLRTELADIDTYLRAALAQPENFDVNQLPGDHPARGFITGFQKLAELQQLGRGGSKFSRRQARALSQQIEAARDDMLSATEGIPALRDLLTTFVDEHQETLKQLPDDIEALKKQLAQLAKVAGETNEAVNKMAPQVKETVEIVRDLPDQIDQRAEEQASLSTEQFEAVMRKLEELSSGQQSMQADNEKLRTEVKRLASSYQAQLLAKGIEATAEVLAKAIHETLVSVERIISRLAQAAESIAAKLSAMQISISVNVDLGRAFVDVKLRPDDVKSAARATAEVAEFDAIERALLEVMLGEPDEALAILKSAEDEVMEQYNAHAFDSVEYQDRLKQLARLTGDIHLSLQHWQQAIDAYTEWRDLCDKQRAPLDWAYAQQEVARVYRTLGHTQNCEPMLQEVVRLMEKHQGDRLPIALSDLGLTLYDSSRYAEAETLLRRVLAINESTSGPHNPKVAVCANNLASVLIATNRYDEAEPLIQRALSIDEAFYGPQHVSVARDLNNLACLLKQTNRLHEAEPLLQRAVAIKEVVYGSMHPNLTDALTNLASLLHATNRLDNAESLVRRALLINEAYYGSMHPNVANSLNNLAHLLQDTNRMNEAASSIRRALSIYETCYGPEDPNVVLNLGNLSYILQSMNRYDEAESFARRALSISETIYGPEHISVFRELNLLAKLLYVTNRLNEAEPLLHRILKIIIRYQLVTGHRHPKFHDAIQNWGGVLIKMGLTKEQAQSAFEDFVRTVRETWLSEQGGAK